In the genome of Chloroflexi bacterium ADurb.Bin180, one region contains:
- the eutB_1 gene encoding Ethanolamine ammonia-lyase heavy chain produces MKLKTTIQGESFAFSSVKDVLARASEKRSGDELTGVAAKSERERVAAKWVVANLTLKDLFENPVLPYETDEVTRVIIDDTNKAIYGRIKNWTVADLRAYLLDDKTSSEDINRLRVGLTSEMVAAVTRLMSTMDLAVAARKINIHTHANTTLGLPGTISFRNQPNHPTDDVDGIRASIYDGLSIGCGDVVLGINPVNPTVETLVRMLEMTYEIIQRWEIPTQNSALGHIVDQMKAAKQGAPIGLFFQSIAGNEPANKGFGIDLKLMEEAHAMARELSICAGPNVMYFETGQGAEMSVGLDFGVDEQTLEARTYGFGRHFSPFCVNNVTGFIGPETHLNGKQVALGTLEDLFNGKMHGFPMGLAPCYVNHVDMDHNDQELATILCTAAGAVYYMGVPMGDDCMLSYQDTSNHDDMSLRQIFGLKPAPEFERWMERVGLMKCGRLTSRAGDASIFSAEPSDIFLW; encoded by the coding sequence ATGAAACTCAAGACCACGATTCAGGGTGAGTCGTTTGCGTTTTCCTCCGTGAAAGATGTCCTGGCCAGAGCCTCCGAGAAGCGATCCGGCGATGAGCTGACGGGAGTAGCCGCAAAGAGTGAACGCGAGCGTGTGGCTGCCAAGTGGGTGGTGGCCAATCTGACGCTCAAGGACCTCTTTGAGAATCCGGTGTTGCCCTATGAAACGGATGAGGTTACCCGGGTTATCATCGACGACACCAACAAGGCCATCTATGGCAGAATCAAGAACTGGACGGTGGCCGACCTGCGGGCGTACCTGCTGGATGACAAAACCAGTTCCGAGGACATCAACCGGCTGCGCGTGGGCCTGACCAGCGAGATGGTCGCCGCCGTGACCCGGCTGATGTCGACGATGGACCTGGCCGTGGCTGCGCGCAAGATCAACATTCACACGCATGCCAACACCACGCTGGGCCTGCCGGGAACCATCTCTTTCCGCAATCAGCCGAATCATCCCACTGATGATGTCGACGGCATTCGAGCATCCATCTATGACGGCCTGTCCATTGGCTGCGGCGACGTAGTGCTCGGCATCAACCCGGTGAATCCCACCGTTGAGACCCTGGTGCGCATGCTGGAGATGACCTACGAGATCATTCAGCGTTGGGAGATTCCCACGCAGAACTCGGCTTTGGGTCATATCGTCGACCAGATGAAAGCGGCCAAGCAGGGTGCTCCGATCGGTTTGTTCTTCCAGAGCATTGCTGGCAACGAGCCAGCCAACAAGGGCTTTGGCATCGACCTCAAGCTTATGGAAGAAGCGCACGCCATGGCCAGGGAACTCTCCATCTGTGCCGGCCCGAACGTGATGTACTTTGAGACCGGACAGGGCGCAGAGATGTCGGTGGGCCTGGACTTTGGCGTGGATGAGCAAACGCTGGAGGCCCGCACCTATGGCTTTGGGCGGCACTTTTCGCCGTTCTGCGTGAACAACGTTACCGGCTTTATTGGCCCCGAAACGCACCTCAACGGCAAGCAGGTGGCTCTGGGAACGCTGGAAGACCTGTTCAATGGCAAGATGCACGGGTTCCCCATGGGCCTCGCTCCGTGCTACGTCAACCATGTGGACATGGATCACAATGATCAGGAACTGGCGACTATTCTGTGCACAGCGGCTGGCGCGGTGTACTACATGGGTGTGCCCATGGGCGACGACTGCATGCTGAGCTATCAGGATACGAGCAACCACGATGACATGTCCCTGCGGCAGATCTTCGGCCTGAAGCCTGCGCCGGAATTCGAGCGCTGGATGGAGCGGGTAGGCCTGATGAAGTGCGGCCGGCTGACTTCACGTGCCGGCGATGCGTCCATCTTTAGCGCCGAACCATCCGATATCTTCTTGTGGTAG
- the eutQ gene encoding Ethanolamine utilization protein EutQ has translation MAKRIYSKNDIDKLKESGLQVLRLQPGDALTPLARDTALELGIKVLNGEAVAAASTSSSTGGTMASEQEIQEIVKAVVAKLAAPAAPAFSDLSPARACPTPRVYGTRPGALKLVEIAKGHEMPTMELRDKNGVLQNPPEIDFRLEDFVTVKDGSAVGAGFMSWQKGGFNWTLTYDEVDYVVEGIMEITYDGRTIRANKGDLVFIPAGSAIHWHTPTWVVVYYVTFPAEWAAQ, from the coding sequence ATGGCGAAGCGTATCTACAGCAAGAACGACATTGACAAACTGAAGGAGTCTGGCCTTCAGGTGCTGCGGCTTCAGCCTGGTGATGCTTTGACCCCCCTGGCGCGCGACACGGCGCTCGAGTTAGGGATCAAAGTCTTGAATGGCGAAGCGGTAGCTGCTGCATCAACTTCAAGTTCAACAGGAGGAACCATGGCCTCAGAGCAAGAGATTCAGGAAATCGTCAAGGCAGTAGTCGCCAAGTTGGCGGCCCCGGCTGCCCCCGCGTTCAGCGACCTGTCGCCGGCCCGGGCGTGCCCGACCCCCCGCGTCTATGGCACCCGCCCCGGCGCTTTGAAGCTGGTTGAGATCGCCAAGGGTCATGAGATGCCCACAATGGAGCTGCGCGACAAGAACGGCGTGCTCCAGAACCCGCCGGAGATCGACTTCCGGCTCGAGGACTTTGTCACCGTCAAGGACGGCTCGGCCGTCGGCGCCGGTTTCATGTCCTGGCAAAAGGGCGGCTTTAACTGGACCCTGACCTATGATGAAGTGGACTATGTCGTCGAAGGGATTATGGAGATCACCTACGACGGCCGCACCATTCGCGCCAACAAGGGCGACCTGGTGTTCATCCCGGCCGGGTCAGCGATTCACTGGCACACTCCGACCTGGGTTGTTGTGTACTATGTGACCTTCCCGGCCGAGTGGGCTGCTCAGTAG
- the pduA_1 gene encoding Propanediol utilization protein PduA codes for MAEIQSALGMIETKGLIGAIEAADAMVKAANVKLIGQERIGSGFVTVMVRGDVGAVKAATDAGAAAAQRVGELVAVHVIPRPHSDTEMLLPKPKD; via the coding sequence ATGGCGGAAATCCAGAGTGCACTGGGCATGATCGAGACCAAGGGCCTCATCGGCGCGATCGAGGCTGCCGATGCCATGGTCAAAGCAGCTAACGTCAAGTTGATCGGCCAGGAGCGGATCGGGTCTGGCTTTGTGACCGTTATGGTGCGCGGTGACGTAGGTGCCGTCAAGGCAGCTACGGATGCCGGCGCCGCGGCGGCACAGCGTGTGGGTGAGCTGGTGGCGGTTCACGTCATTCCGCGCCCACACAGCGACACCGAGATGCTTCTGCCCAAGCCAAAAGACTAA
- a CDS encoding Ethanolamine utilization protein, EutH: MEIVSKVVVFIIGIFATLGVIDRIVKEWKPDLKLPLIDGWGKEVEAGFGAMGPLALAMVGIIALTPVLADLLIPVVGPVYTALFSRPAMFAGTLLAIDMGATPMGNALAAAAGDPEWVGWFGGMLLGAVFGVNIVFNIPVGLSLIEADDRKYLGLGVLAGIVVAPVGALVAGVLAGYPFMQCLLYLVPVILVAVLIAIGLAVAQEAMVKGFIVFGHFITSLILFGLAVALFQQHTGITIIPGMAPLFTHCEGGEAIMEGLEVIGAIAIALAGAYPLVKFLTTVLKGPLGALGKALGMNDVAAAGLVATLANNIPMFGIFKDMNPRGKVLNAAFQVAAAFSLADHLGFAAANNASLIGPMLGGKLVAGVLGLVVATFFAPKE, from the coding sequence ATGGAGATCGTAAGTAAAGTAGTTGTGTTCATTATTGGCATCTTCGCGACTCTGGGCGTCATTGACCGGATCGTGAAGGAGTGGAAGCCGGACCTGAAGCTGCCCTTGATCGATGGTTGGGGCAAGGAAGTTGAAGCAGGCTTTGGTGCCATGGGACCCTTGGCCCTGGCGATGGTCGGAATCATCGCTTTGACGCCGGTGTTGGCTGACCTGCTGATCCCGGTGGTCGGTCCCGTCTATACCGCCCTGTTTTCCCGCCCGGCCATGTTCGCTGGCACCCTTCTGGCCATCGACATGGGCGCTACGCCTATGGGCAACGCTCTGGCTGCTGCCGCTGGCGATCCCGAGTGGGTTGGCTGGTTCGGCGGCATGCTGCTCGGTGCCGTGTTTGGCGTCAATATCGTCTTTAACATCCCGGTCGGCCTCAGCCTGATCGAGGCTGATGACCGCAAGTACCTGGGCCTGGGCGTTCTGGCCGGCATCGTGGTAGCTCCCGTCGGCGCCCTGGTAGCAGGTGTGCTGGCTGGCTATCCCTTCATGCAGTGCCTGCTCTACCTGGTGCCGGTAATCCTCGTGGCAGTCCTCATCGCCATCGGTCTCGCGGTAGCGCAGGAAGCCATGGTCAAGGGCTTTATCGTCTTTGGCCACTTTATCACCAGCTTGATTCTGTTCGGCCTGGCTGTGGCCCTGTTCCAGCAGCACACCGGCATCACCATCATCCCGGGCATGGCCCCGCTCTTTACTCACTGCGAGGGTGGCGAGGCGATTATGGAAGGCCTTGAGGTCATCGGTGCTATCGCCATCGCCCTGGCCGGCGCTTATCCGCTGGTCAAGTTCCTGACCACCGTGCTCAAGGGTCCCCTGGGCGCGCTGGGCAAGGCTCTGGGTATGAACGACGTGGCCGCTGCTGGTCTGGTGGCAACTCTGGCCAACAACATCCCGATGTTCGGTATCTTCAAGGACATGAACCCGCGCGGCAAGGTTCTGAACGCAGCGTTCCAGGTTGCGGCAGCCTTCTCGTTGGCCGACCACCTTGGATTCGCCGCCGCGAACAATGCCAGCCTGATCGGCCCCATGCTCGGTGGCAAGCTCGTGGCCGGCGTCCTGGGCCTCGTCGTCGCGACGTTCTTTGCTCCCAAGGAGTAG
- the pduA_2 gene encoding Propanediol utilization protein PduA yields the protein MAEGTIALGMIETRGLIAAIEAADAMVKAANVRLIGQERIGSGFVTVMVRGDVGAVKAATDAGAAAAQRVGELVAVHVIPRPHGDTEMILPKPAAVKEVKGK from the coding sequence ATGGCTGAAGGGACAATCGCGCTGGGAATGATCGAAACCAGAGGGCTGATTGCGGCGATCGAAGCCGCCGATGCGATGGTCAAGGCCGCCAACGTCAGGTTGATCGGCCAGGAACGCATCGGTTCTGGCTTTGTGACGGTGATGGTGCGAGGCGACGTGGGCGCCGTCAAGGCAGCGACGGATGCCGGCGCGGCTGCGGCTCAGCGTGTTGGCGAGCTGGTGGCTGTGCACGTGATCCCGCGCCCTCATGGCGACACAGAGATGATCCTGCCCAAGCCAGCCGCGGTCAAGGAAGTTAAGGGTAAGTAG
- the adhE_2 gene encoding Aldehyde-alcohol dehydrogenase, which produces MPEEFDLDLRSTQEARNLVKRAAEAQKVFARFNQYQVDAVVAAMAEAGYRAAERLGQMASDETRFGVPIHKMIKNQFASRDVWEYIKDIKTVGVIGRDDARRVVEIAWPFGVIAALVPVTNPTSTVIFKSLIALKARNGIVFSAHPSAAKCTAEAARIMAEAAVAAGAPAGLVGCLTLGSMAGTQELMKQKEVKLILATGGESMVHFAYSLGKAAIGVGPGNVPIYIDRSADLAKAARDVVNGASFDNGVICSHEGAVVVDQPVAAQFTQELERNGAFFLDDTQMALLGKAMFRPDGMMMPDFVGRSVQQLAKLVGITVPDDARVLMARLYEVGPQAPLSREKLCPVVAFYTEDGWRRGCERCIEILHFGGLGHSMGLHCKNEDIILEFGLEKPASRIIVNSSSLPGAVGFNSGLAPSLVLGTGGMGGGITSDNISVQHLMNVKRMAYELHAFEPPRPPAAPKPAPQAAPTPKPATDVEAIVRKVVEEVLARKS; this is translated from the coding sequence ATGCCTGAAGAGTTCGACCTTGACTTGAGGTCCACTCAGGAAGCACGTAACCTGGTCAAGCGTGCCGCCGAGGCGCAAAAGGTCTTTGCCCGCTTTAACCAGTATCAGGTGGACGCGGTAGTGGCCGCGATGGCCGAGGCCGGTTACCGGGCTGCGGAACGGCTGGGCCAGATGGCTTCAGACGAAACCAGGTTCGGCGTCCCGATTCACAAGATGATCAAGAACCAGTTCGCATCGCGTGATGTCTGGGAGTATATCAAGGACATCAAGACGGTGGGCGTGATCGGGCGAGATGACGCACGTCGCGTGGTGGAGATTGCCTGGCCATTCGGCGTGATCGCGGCCCTGGTGCCAGTCACCAACCCCACATCGACCGTGATCTTCAAGTCGCTCATCGCCCTCAAGGCGCGCAACGGCATTGTGTTCTCTGCCCATCCCAGCGCGGCCAAGTGTACGGCTGAAGCTGCCCGGATCATGGCTGAAGCTGCCGTGGCCGCCGGGGCTCCTGCCGGTCTGGTAGGCTGTCTGACGCTGGGCAGCATGGCCGGAACCCAGGAGTTGATGAAGCAGAAGGAAGTCAAGCTCATCCTGGCCACTGGCGGCGAGAGCATGGTGCATTTTGCCTACAGTCTGGGCAAAGCGGCCATCGGCGTAGGCCCGGGCAACGTTCCCATCTACATCGACCGCAGCGCCGACCTGGCCAAGGCGGCCAGGGACGTCGTCAACGGTGCGTCCTTCGATAATGGGGTCATTTGCTCGCACGAAGGTGCCGTTGTTGTTGACCAGCCTGTGGCAGCGCAGTTCACGCAGGAGCTGGAGCGCAATGGCGCCTTCTTCCTGGATGACACGCAAATGGCGCTGCTTGGCAAAGCGATGTTCCGGCCTGACGGCATGATGATGCCGGACTTTGTGGGGCGTTCAGTACAGCAGTTGGCCAAGCTAGTCGGGATCACTGTCCCCGACGATGCGCGCGTACTGATGGCCCGGCTCTATGAGGTGGGTCCCCAGGCTCCTCTGTCGCGCGAAAAGCTGTGCCCGGTAGTCGCTTTCTACACCGAAGACGGTTGGCGCCGGGGCTGCGAGCGCTGCATCGAGATACTCCATTTCGGCGGTCTGGGCCACTCGATGGGCCTTCACTGCAAGAACGAGGATATCATCCTCGAGTTCGGCCTCGAAAAGCCCGCCTCGCGCATCATCGTCAACTCGTCGAGTTTGCCCGGCGCTGTCGGCTTTAACTCGGGTCTCGCTCCGTCGCTGGTGCTGGGCACCGGCGGCATGGGCGGCGGGATCACCAGTGACAACATCTCGGTACAGCATCTGATGAACGTGAAGCGAATGGCCTATGAGCTCCACGCCTTTGAGCCACCGAGGCCTCCGGCGGCGCCCAAGCCTGCTCCACAGGCTGCTCCCACGCCCAAGCCGGCCACGGACGTTGAGGCTATCGTGCGCAAGGTCGTGGAAGAGGTTCTGGCCAGGAAGAGTTAG
- the eutL gene encoding Ethanolamine utilization protein EutL, which produces MAIEVQHTLKPEPLAMRLIPNVHAGIAAAFDLKPHEKSIAMITATIDDPLYIGGDEATKKADVRVAFCRSHYAGGGYPSGPLSGEALLILAAPNPAEATAGLNAVCELLDTMRYSTVDLENPKGTLAWLAYTIARPGTYLSGEANAGPGMSIAYLAAPPLEGVYAVERALKAADVVVGAFTKPPSETNYMGALLTGTQSACRAACRAFEEAVFAVATSPTAFQ; this is translated from the coding sequence ATGGCTATTGAAGTGCAGCACACCCTGAAGCCCGAACCGCTGGCGATGAGACTCATCCCCAACGTTCATGCGGGGATCGCGGCCGCTTTCGACCTCAAGCCGCATGAAAAGAGCATCGCCATGATCACCGCGACCATCGATGACCCGCTGTACATCGGTGGTGACGAGGCCACGAAGAAGGCGGATGTGCGCGTGGCCTTCTGCCGCTCGCATTATGCCGGCGGCGGCTATCCGTCGGGCCCGCTCTCCGGCGAGGCGCTGCTCATCCTGGCGGCACCGAATCCGGCTGAAGCAACGGCTGGCCTGAATGCGGTTTGCGAGCTGCTGGACACTATGCGGTACTCCACGGTGGATCTGGAGAACCCCAAGGGGACACTGGCCTGGCTGGCCTACACTATTGCCCGGCCCGGAACCTACCTGTCCGGCGAAGCCAATGCGGGGCCCGGTATGTCGATAGCGTACCTGGCTGCCCCGCCGCTGGAAGGCGTCTATGCAGTCGAGCGCGCTCTGAAGGCCGCCGACGTGGTGGTGGGCGCGTTCACCAAGCCACCGAGCGAAACCAACTACATGGGCGCCCTCCTCACTGGCACGCAGAGCGCCTGCCGCGCTGCCTGCCGCGCCTTTGAAGAGGCCGTCTTCGCAGTGGCGACGTCGCCAACCGCTTTCCAGTAG
- the eutC_2 gene encoding Ethanolamine ammonia-lyase light chain, whose product MADGYVGKQKTADVEARRKASANFTLELPDITTDAMRKEPLVKHPASPDGLKALIASTPFRIGVSREGPRPKLRTIHQMRADHAATQDSLNYIVPPATIQRLGLIDVGETETEGVLETYLRFPPKGRKFSAAAKKVILEKCKKNPTVQIVVSNGLSGYAIERYAGDVLKGLVDGLKAAKIDVGAPVYVNRGRVGLLNDIGDILNAEVSVVLIGERPGLIIGDALSIYAGYKQRWEPLTTDANRDNICMISKLGKDPLEAAAEGVALIKDYLKYKTSGVALAEAKKG is encoded by the coding sequence ATGGCAGACGGATACGTAGGGAAGCAGAAGACCGCTGATGTCGAGGCTCGACGCAAGGCGTCCGCCAACTTTACCCTCGAGCTCCCGGATATCACTACCGACGCAATGCGCAAGGAGCCGCTGGTCAAGCATCCGGCTAGCCCGGATGGCCTGAAGGCTCTGATCGCCAGTACACCTTTCCGTATCGGGGTTAGCCGCGAAGGCCCGCGCCCCAAACTGCGCACCATTCATCAGATGCGCGCTGACCACGCGGCAACGCAGGACTCGCTGAACTATATCGTGCCGCCGGCAACGATTCAGCGCCTGGGGCTGATCGATGTTGGCGAGACCGAGACCGAGGGCGTCCTCGAGACGTACCTGCGCTTCCCTCCAAAGGGACGCAAGTTCAGCGCCGCGGCCAAGAAGGTCATTCTCGAGAAGTGCAAGAAGAATCCCACCGTGCAGATCGTGGTCAGCAACGGCCTCAGTGGCTATGCCATCGAGCGCTACGCTGGCGACGTGCTCAAGGGGCTTGTGGACGGGCTCAAGGCCGCCAAGATCGACGTCGGCGCACCGGTGTATGTGAACCGCGGGCGTGTTGGACTGCTAAACGACATTGGCGACATCCTGAACGCTGAAGTCTCGGTGGTCCTCATCGGAGAGCGCCCCGGCTTGATCATCGGCGACGCTCTCAGCATCTATGCGGGCTACAAGCAGCGCTGGGAGCCCCTGACCACCGATGCCAACCGCGACAACATCTGCATGATCTCCAAGCTGGGCAAGGACCCGCTGGAGGCCGCGGCTGAAGGCGTTGCGCTGATCAAGGACTATCTGAAGTACAAGACCAGTGGCGTTGCCCTCGCGGAAGCCAAGAAAGGCTAG
- the eutB_2 gene encoding Ethanolamine ammonia-lyase heavy chain, whose product MLFRTKLFGRTYEFKDVKEVLAKANERKSGDEAAGIAAKTAEERVAAKVVLSEMPLWVIRDNPVVPYEQDEVTRAIDDDLDLAAYNKVKDWTVEQLRAWILAEETTTEMIRGISNGLTGEMAAAVTKLCTTLDLVVGARKMPVIVHNTCTCGLPGRLNVRMQPNHPTDDVDAIRAEIYEALSYCIGDQVWGINPSIDTVENLMKLYDMMDDIRRKWNVPAGICNLGHVTTQMECMKKGAPVGQVFQSICGTEGGLKSFGVTVGMLDEANAMAKKHCYPEGPNYFYFETGEGTELSAYAHNDADQLTLESRKHALARRYQPQGVNSVVGFIGPEYLYDGMEIIRAGLEDHFSGKLIGVPLGLDNCYTNHVRADQNTIELLMVADTVAGANYHMSVPMGDDVMLSYQCASYHDTPSMWSALGWRPAPEYEKWAEDLGLMKDGKLTAKAGDASFFLKR is encoded by the coding sequence ATGCTGTTCCGCACCAAGTTGTTCGGTAGGACGTACGAGTTCAAGGACGTGAAAGAAGTTCTGGCCAAAGCCAACGAGCGCAAGTCGGGCGATGAGGCTGCCGGCATTGCAGCCAAGACGGCCGAAGAGCGCGTGGCGGCCAAGGTAGTGCTGTCTGAGATGCCGCTGTGGGTAATTCGCGACAACCCGGTCGTGCCCTACGAGCAGGACGAAGTCACACGCGCCATCGATGATGACCTGGACCTCGCTGCCTACAACAAGGTCAAGGACTGGACCGTTGAGCAGCTCCGCGCGTGGATCCTGGCGGAAGAGACCACGACCGAGATGATCCGCGGTATCAGCAACGGCCTGACGGGTGAGATGGCGGCCGCCGTGACCAAGCTCTGCACCACGCTGGACCTGGTCGTGGGCGCTCGCAAGATGCCCGTAATCGTGCACAACACCTGCACCTGCGGTCTGCCAGGACGGCTGAATGTCCGTATGCAGCCCAATCACCCGACCGATGATGTGGATGCCATCCGGGCGGAGATCTACGAAGCCCTGTCGTACTGCATCGGCGACCAGGTGTGGGGTATCAACCCCTCCATCGACACGGTGGAGAACCTGATGAAGCTCTACGACATGATGGATGACATCAGGCGCAAGTGGAACGTTCCCGCCGGCATCTGCAACCTCGGCCATGTGACCACGCAGATGGAGTGCATGAAGAAGGGTGCTCCCGTGGGCCAGGTCTTCCAGAGCATCTGTGGCACCGAGGGCGGGCTCAAGTCCTTCGGCGTCACCGTGGGCATGCTGGACGAGGCCAACGCCATGGCCAAGAAGCATTGCTATCCTGAGGGACCCAACTATTTCTACTTTGAGACCGGTGAAGGCACCGAGCTCTCCGCCTATGCGCACAACGACGCTGACCAGCTGACTCTCGAGTCGCGCAAGCACGCGCTGGCTCGCCGCTACCAGCCGCAGGGTGTCAATAGTGTGGTCGGCTTCATTGGCCCCGAGTATCTCTACGACGGTATGGAGATCATCCGCGCCGGACTCGAGGACCACTTTAGCGGCAAGCTCATCGGCGTCCCGCTCGGTCTGGACAACTGCTACACTAACCACGTGCGAGCTGACCAGAATACGATCGAGCTGCTGATGGTTGCCGACACAGTGGCTGGCGCCAACTATCACATGTCCGTGCCCATGGGCGACGACGTGATGCTCAGCTATCAGTGCGCCAGCTATCACGACACGCCCTCGATGTGGAGCGCCTTGGGATGGCGCCCCGCTCCCGAGTACGAGAAGTGGGCTGAGGACCTCGGGCTGATGAAGGACGGCAAGCTGACTGCCAAGGCCGGCGATGCTTCCTTCTTCCTGAAGCGCTAG
- a CDS encoding reactivating factor for ethanolamine ammonia lyase: protein MASCELISVGIDVGTTTSQVVFSKLTVAETGSGGSNPQARYGPPRKARADVARKEVVYRSPIHFTPFDGNGKVDVEALQALLHADYSEAGFTPHDVNTGAIIITGEASKSHNARRVLNVIAPLAGDFVVTVAGPSLEAHLAGRGSGAAAWASREYTWATNVDIGGGTTNIATFRQNDFMNSVVLSVGGRHIQVDHATGRVRKITPSGKKILKHLGIKLAVGDPADMDVLWRFAEQMADLIVEALEAKVSPLAEQLLETPPLREPVTEMVIFISGGVADFYYDDPPVNSLADVTIYDDVGPLLGKALRKHPRLAKMRVLHPDETERATVMGASHETITLSGMTIWVAPEKLPMRNIPVVRTLWDGQMPTQEGFVQAVLDGYRRWDLDPAKDPVALALDMSAVETYEDLQRMAGWITGFELERVPPRVPVILVMERDLGKALGQAVKARLPQHDVLSIDEVSLSEGDYIDIGRSMLGDRLVSLSVKTLMFTK, encoded by the coding sequence ATGGCATCTTGTGAGTTAATCAGCGTCGGCATCGACGTTGGCACGACAACATCGCAGGTCGTGTTTTCCAAGTTGACCGTGGCAGAGACGGGCTCGGGTGGATCTAACCCGCAGGCTCGTTATGGCCCGCCCAGGAAAGCGCGGGCGGATGTAGCCAGAAAGGAGGTGGTGTACAGAAGCCCCATCCACTTTACGCCGTTCGATGGTAATGGCAAGGTCGACGTTGAGGCCCTGCAAGCCCTTTTGCACGCGGATTACTCCGAAGCCGGGTTCACACCACATGACGTGAACACGGGGGCCATCATCATCACCGGAGAGGCATCCAAGTCGCACAATGCACGGCGCGTCTTGAACGTGATCGCCCCTCTGGCTGGTGACTTTGTGGTGACCGTTGCCGGCCCGAGCCTGGAGGCTCATCTGGCCGGACGCGGCTCAGGAGCCGCAGCGTGGGCTAGTCGAGAGTATACCTGGGCGACAAATGTCGACATCGGCGGAGGCACGACCAACATTGCCACCTTCCGTCAGAACGATTTTATGAATTCAGTCGTTCTCTCGGTCGGAGGAAGGCACATCCAGGTGGATCACGCCACGGGGCGCGTGCGCAAGATCACCCCGAGCGGCAAAAAGATCCTGAAGCACCTGGGCATCAAGCTGGCCGTGGGTGATCCTGCCGACATGGATGTCCTGTGGCGGTTCGCTGAGCAGATGGCCGACCTGATCGTAGAAGCTCTGGAAGCCAAAGTCAGTCCCCTGGCGGAGCAGCTTCTGGAGACTCCGCCATTGCGTGAACCGGTCACCGAAATGGTGATCTTTATCTCCGGGGGTGTCGCCGACTTTTACTATGACGATCCTCCTGTCAACAGCCTGGCGGATGTGACGATCTACGATGATGTCGGACCTCTGTTGGGCAAGGCGCTGCGCAAGCATCCTCGTCTGGCCAAGATGCGCGTGTTGCATCCAGACGAAACCGAACGCGCCACCGTCATGGGTGCCAGCCACGAAACCATTACCCTGAGCGGTATGACCATCTGGGTCGCGCCGGAAAAGCTGCCGATGCGCAACATTCCGGTGGTACGCACCCTGTGGGATGGGCAGATGCCCACGCAGGAGGGCTTTGTGCAAGCGGTTCTGGATGGCTACCGTCGCTGGGACCTTGATCCAGCCAAGGACCCGGTGGCACTGGCTCTCGACATGAGTGCGGTAGAGACGTACGAGGACTTGCAACGAATGGCGGGATGGATTACCGGGTTCGAGCTGGAAAGGGTGCCCCCGCGAGTGCCCGTGATCCTGGTGATGGAACGGGATCTGGGCAAGGCCTTGGGTCAGGCAGTCAAGGCCAGACTGCCACAGCACGACGTGCTGTCCATTGATGAAGTCAGCCTGAGCGAAGGCGACTATATCGATATTGGCCGGTCGATGTTGGGCGATCGCTTGGTGTCCCTGTCGGTGAAAACTCTCATGTTCACCAAGTAA
- the csoS1A_1 gene encoding Major carboxysome shell protein 1A translates to MNEALGMIETKGLISAIEAADVMLKAADVALVGKGLVGGGYVTVMIRGDVAAVKAATDAGAAAAQRLEELVSVHVIPRPYEDVDIILPPTPRLVAEAEPELAPEPRMTKRTPAQVPPRPKRENTSARPAPSAAPKPVPAEPAPKAQEAEPAPAAEIAAPVSVPAPALQAPPAPPVLPARTKPARGKAARKKRPKPRA, encoded by the coding sequence GTGAACGAAGCATTGGGGATGATCGAAACCAAGGGCCTGATCAGCGCGATCGAGGCGGCCGATGTCATGCTCAAGGCCGCCGACGTAGCGCTGGTCGGCAAAGGCCTCGTGGGCGGGGGCTATGTGACGGTGATGATCCGCGGAGACGTAGCTGCGGTGAAAGCCGCTACTGACGCTGGAGCCGCTGCCGCGCAGCGCCTCGAAGAGCTGGTATCGGTGCACGTGATCCCCCGCCCGTATGAAGACGTTGACATCATTCTGCCCCCTACGCCCAGGCTCGTGGCCGAAGCAGAACCCGAACTCGCGCCGGAGCCAAGGATGACAAAGCGGACGCCGGCGCAAGTACCACCCAGACCAAAGCGTGAGAACACCAGTGCACGGCCCGCCCCGAGCGCCGCTCCCAAGCCCGTCCCGGCGGAGCCCGCTCCGAAAGCACAGGAGGCAGAACCTGCTCCAGCAGCCGAGATAGCGGCCCCGGTCAGCGTCCCTGCGCCAGCGCTCCAGGCACCACCAGCGCCACCGGTTCTGCCCGCGCGGACGAAACCGGCTCGGGGCAAAGCAGCCAGGAAGAAACGCCCCAAGCCAAGGGCCTGA